Genomic DNA from Methanofollis sp. W23:
TTATGTTCCCAGAGAGACGACTGAGACGACTGAGAAAGAGAACCCTCCAACCCCTCTTCAGGGAGACGAGGCTGACGGCAGAAGACCTTATTATGCCGGTCTTCTTTGACGAGACAATCGACACAGCGGTTCCCATTGCATCGATGCCAGGACAGTGGCGTTACCCGATCGGCGACGCCGCCGCCGTGGCGCGACGCCTGGACGACGCCGGGGTGCGGGCGGTCATCCTCTTCGGGATCCCGGCCGAGAAAGACGCCGGGGCTCACTCGGCCTATACCGAGAACGGGGTGGTCCAGCAGGCCTTGGCTGCAATCAAATCTGCATGCCCGGAGATGGTGATAATCACTGACGTTTGCGCCTGTGAATATACCGACCACGGCCACTGTGGGGTCATCGGCGAGACGTGCAGCGGGGAGATCGATCTCCTCAACGACCCCTCTCTTGTCCTGATGCAGAAGATCGCCGTAAGCCAGGCCCAGGCCGGCGCCGACATGGTCGCCCCCTCCTGCATGCTCGACGGCCAGGTGTGTGCGATCAGGAAAGCCCTCGACGACGCGGGGTATGCCGAGGTCCCCATCATGTCGTACTCCACCAAGTTTGCGAGCGCCTTCTACGGCCCCTTCAGGGACGCCGCCGACTCAGGCTATTCTTTCGGCGACCGGACCACCTACCAGATGGACCCGGCGAACGCCAGAGAGGGCTTCACCGAGTCTGAGATGGACGCCGCAGAAGGCGCCGACGTCCTGATGGTCAAACCCGCCGGGATGTACCTCGACGTCCTTGCCGCGGTGCACGAGATCGGGCTTCCGGTCGCCGCCTACCAGGTCTCAGGCGAGTACTCCATGCTCAAGGCCGCGGCCGCACAGGGCTGGCTCGACGAGAAAGCCTGTGCCCTTGAGAGCCTTACCTGTATCAAGCGGGCGGGTGCCGACCTGATCATTACCTATTATGCAGAAGACGTAGCGAGGTGGCTGAGTGAAGAGCAGTGAACTCTTTGAAGACGCAAAAACAATGATGCCCGGCGGGGTCTCAAGCCCGGTGCGGGCGATCCAGCCTTACCCCTTTTACACCGCCAGGGGGCACGGACCATACCTCACCACAGTGGACGGAGACGAACTCATCGACTGTTGTATGGGGTACGGCCCCCTCGTCCTGGGCCATGCTCACCAGGCGGTCAGAGAGGCGATCGAGACTCAGGTGACTGAAGGCTGGCTGTACGGTACCCCGTGCCCGCAAGAACTCAATCTTGCCAGGCGGGTCATCGACGACCACCCCTCCATCGAGATGGTCAGGTTTGTCTCAAGTGGATCCGAAGCGACGATGGCGGCGATCAGGCTTGCCCGCGCCGCCACCGGCAGGCAGGAGATCATCAAGATCGAGGGCGGGTTCCACGGCGCCCACGACGCCGTCCTGGTCAAGGCGGGGTCAGGGGCGACGACGATGGGCGTCCCCGACTCGGCGGGCATCGTCCCCGACCTGGTGAAGCATACGAGACAGGTGGCATACAACGACCTTGAGGGCCTGGACGCTGTCCTCTCCTCCTCAGAGGATATCGCCGCCCTCATCATCGAACCGGTGATGGGCAATGTCGGGCCTGTCCTCCCTGAGAAAGGCTATCTCCAGGAGGTGAGGCGCCTCACCAGGGAGCACGACGCCCTCCTCATCTTCGACGAGGTGATCACCGGGTACCGCCTCGGGATCGGTGGGGCACAGAACTATTTCGGGGTCACTCCAGACCTCACCACCCTGGGTAAGATCATCGGCGGCGGGCTCCCTGTTGGGGCCTTTGGCGGGCGAAAAGACCTGATGGAGCAGGTCGCCCCGCAGGGCCCGGTCTACCAGGCCGGCACCTTCAGCGGCAACCCGCTTACCATGGCGGCCGGGACCGCCGCCCTGGGATGGCTCCACGACCACCCCGAGATCTACCCGCACCTCGACGAGGGGACGAGGGCGATCGGGGAGGCCTGCGAGGACGCCCATGCAGGCGGGTCCTTTGTCAGGATCGGGTCGATGTACAAATACTTCTTCAGGCCAGAGCCCCCACAAAATTACACCGAGGCAAAGGAGAGCGACACCACACGGTTCCGCACCTTCTGGGAGAAGATGCTCGCGCACGGGGTCTTCCTCCCGCCCTCCCAGTTCGAGACCGAGTTCATCTCGGCCGCACACACCGACGAGATCATCGAACATATCGCAGACAGATACCGCACATGTCTCTCATCATAGGCACACGGGGCAGTACACTCGCCCTCGCCCAGACCGAACGGGCCTGCAAGGCGCTGAACAATATGGGCATCGAGGTCGAGACTGCTGTCATCAGAACGAAAGGCGACGCAGATACTGGAGTAGCCCTCCACGAAGTAGGAGGCCAGGGCATCTTTGTCAGGGCCCTCGACGAGGCGATCATCGACGGGACCATCGACGCCGCGGTCCACTCCATGAAGGACATCCCGGCCCAGCGGCCGCGCGGGGTTTTCACCGGGGCGGTGCTCAGGCGTGACGCTCCCGAAGATTTCCTGGCCCACGACATGCCGATCGAAGATGTCCAGGTGGTCGGGACCGCCTCGACACGGCGTCGGGCACAGCTCCTCAGGCACGACCCCGAGATCGAGGTGAAACAGCTCCGCGGCAATGTGGAGACGCGCCTGAGAAAGATGCGGGAGGGTGAATACGACGCCATCGTCCTTGCCAGGGCCGGCCTCGACCGTCTTGGCTACACGGCGAAGGGAGAACGTCTCCCGGTCTCGCAGTTTGTCCCGTCCCCCAACCAGGGAGCGATCGCCGTCGTCTGCAGGAACGACCCCGAGATCATCGACCAGATCGCCGGGCTCAATGATCCCCAGACTCGAAAAGACGCGGGGATCGAACGGATCGTAATGCAGGAGGTCGGTGGAGGATGTTTCACTCCGCAGGGCATCTATTGCAAGGACGGCCACCTCATCGCCGAGGTTCTCTCGCTTGACGGCCAGCGGCAGGTCAGGATCGAGGAAGACATCTCGACCCCTGAAGAGGCGGAACAGTGCGGGCGGCACCTGAAGAAGGAGGCGGGCGACCTCATCAGAGAGGCGTACAAAGCACTGGGGCTGGTCCTGTGAGCGGGAAGGTCACGCTGGTGGGCTCAGGCCCCGGCGGGCTCGGGCTCCTCACGCTCAGGGGGCGCGAGGCGATCGACGCCGCCGAGGTCGTCCTCTATGACCAGCTTCCTGGCGAAGAGGTCCTCGCCACCCTCCCTGAAGCTGCCGAGCGGATCGACTGCGGCAAGCACGGCGGGGACCACACCCTTGAACAGGACGAGATCGAGGCCCTCATGGTCGAGCGGGCACGCCAGGGCAAGAGGGTCGTCAGGCTCAAGGGCGGCGACCCCTTCCTCTTCGGGCGGGGCGGCGAGGAGATGGAGACCCTCCGTGCGCACGGGATCGAGGTCGAGGTCGTCCCAGGGATCACCTCGGCGATCGCCGTCCCTGAAGCCGTCGGGATCCCGGTGACCCACCGGCGCTTCGCCTCGCAGGTGACGGTCCTCACCGGGCACGAGGACCCGACCAAAGGAGAGTCTGCCCTGGACTGGCAACTCCTGGCAAAGAGCAGGGGGACGATCGTGGTCCTGATGGGGGTCAAAAACCTCCCCAAGATCGCCGCCGCTCTCATCGCCAACGGCAAGGACGCCGACACCCCGGTGGCCATCATCGAACGCGGGATGCGGCCTGACCAGCGGGTGACGGCCGGGCCGCTCGGGGAGATCGCCGACCTCGCCCGCCAGCGCCGGGTGAAGCCCCCGGCGGTCATCGTCATCGGCGAGGTCGCCGGGCTGTACGACGGCACGATCGTCTACCGCGCCTGAAGCGCCGCCCGGCGCCCCAGGAGCCCCTCCCAGATCTCTCTGGCACGGGTCTCAGGGACCTCGAGGTCGTCCCAGGTGAGGACCGACCCGGCCGAGACTTTTCTTTTTACCTTTGCGTCATAGACCAGCCCGATCGGGACATGATCAGGGACTTCGGCGGTCCTGACCGTGCTCCCGCGCACCACAAAACTCCCCATCCCTTGCGGGATCGCCTGGCCAGGTGCGAGGGCGGTCTTTGCAATGGTCGCCACCGAGATCGCCGGTGCCGGGCCGTTGTTCAGGAGCGGTTCTCCGCTGGCGGCGATCCTCTGGACTGTCTTTTTGATCTCGAAGTTGCAGAGATGGAAGTTCCTGACCAGGGTGTATACCGGGCCTTCTCCCATCTTGAAGTTGCTGAGATATCCCTTGACCCGGTCGTCATGGAGGGCGGCGATAAAGACCCCTGGAGGCCCGTCCGGCGAGAGGATATAGTCGCTCACCGGTTCGCCGGCAAGCATTGCGGTCTCGGCAAGCATCTCCGCCCCCGCGGTGAGATCCCTGGTCCCGGGCCCGAGGAGGCCGGGCCTGATGATCCCGGCACCAAGGCCATTGGCCACCAGCGCCTGCTCGAACTGGACCTTGGTCCCGTCAGTGAAGGACGTGACCTTGTCCAGGGTGATCGCCTGTTTCTTCCCCCAGTAGTCCATCTCCGCGGGGGTGGGGTTGTGGTTGAGGTAGCCCTTGATGTTCCCATAGACCAGGGGCACAAACCCCATCTGGAGCACCTCCTCCCGCAACGCCGCAAGACATCCTGGCTGGTCGCCTTCGGCCTCGGTAAATACTCCTTTCTCTGCGAAGTACGACCCTGTCGTCACCTGGGTCTCGGCGTCCATCGTGACCACCGGCAGACCGGCGGCCATCACCTCCTCGATCACCTCGGTGGCGTGGAGGACGTGACCTGAACACTCGACGACCAGGTCGGAACCTTCGATGAGGTCTTCGACGGCATTGGTCGGTGTGAAATTCATCGGCAGGCCAGATAGGTCATGTAATGAACGTCTTGTCAGGACCGGCCCCGGTACCATCCCCTCCTGCCCATTGAGCGTCAACATAAATCCGCGGGCGATGAAACCCGTCCCGGCGACCCCGACCCGTAGCGGGTCGCCGCTCTCTCCCCCCCTGTACATTGGGCAGAGGACTCTGGCTTTTTACATATATATCTTGTGATCGGCGCCAGAGACGGCGATACGTCGCCATGGTCTGGATCATGAAATGAGTGATGAGAACGGGCGTCTGGAAAAGAGAGGCCCCTCAAGGCGCGAGATATATATAGTGTACAATATATTGGATCCCGAAGGCGCACACCCGCGCCTGAAAGGAGTGAGAACTCATGATCGACGGTGTAAAGGCAAAGCCCTTGCAGTTCGTACCTGACGAGCGGGGGCGGTTGATGGAGATCATCAGGTGTGATGACGAATGTTTCAAGAAGTTCGGGCAGGTCTATATGACCACCAGTTACCCGGGCGTGGTGAAGGCCTGGCACTGCCACCATGTCCAGACCGACAACATCTGCTGCGTGAAAGGGATGATCCAATTCGCCCTGTACGACAGCCGCGAGGACTCCCCGACCTTCGGCCAGGTGGACGAGTTCTTCTTCGGTGAGCACTCGCCCCTCCTCCTCACGATCCCGCCCTATGTCTACCATGGGTGGAAGTGCATCTCAGAGGGGGAGTCGATCATCGTCTCGACCCCGACCGAACCGTACGACCCCACACATCCCGACGAGTACCGCCTCCCGGCCGATTCCCCGGAGATCCCGTACGACTGGCTTCTCCTGCCAGGGCAGCGGAACGGCTAAGAACAGGGACGATCTTCTCTGCAACTGAGATCATGAGAAGTGACCTTGTCAAGAGAGGATATCCGAGGGCACCGAACCGCTCTCTCCTGCGGGCGCTCGGGATTACTGAACGCGAGATGGACCTGCCCTTCATCGGGATCGCCAATGCCTTCAACACCATTGTCCCGGGGCACCTCCATCTCAGGGAGATCGCCAGGAAGGCGGCTGAGGGGGTGACCGCCGGCGGCGGGGTGCCCTTCGAGTTCGGGGTGATCGGGGTCTGCGACGGGATCGCGATGGGGCACCAGGGTATGCGCTACTCGCTCCCGAGCCGCGAGAACATCGCCGATGCGGTCGAGTTGATGGTCGAGGCGCACCGTTTCGACGGCCTGGTCTGCGTGGGGACCTGTGACAAGATCGTGCCGGGGATGTTGATGGCCGCGGTGCGCTGCGATCTTCCGGCGGTGGTGGTCACCGGCGGACCGATGCTCCCCGGGCACCTGGGCGGGCGTGAACTCAGCCTTACCGATGTCTTCGAGGGGGTGGGGGCGGTCGCCGCCGGGATGATGACCGAGGAGGAGTTGCATGACCTGGAGTGTGCGGCCATGCCAGGGTGCGGGAGTTGCCAGGGGCTGTACACCGCCAACACGATGGCGTGCATGACCGAGGCGATGGGGCTCTCCCTGCCTGGGTGCGCAACCACCCCGGCGGTGGACGCCGCCAAACTCCGTCTTGCCCGCGAGAGCGGGGAGACGGTGATGCGCCTGGTCGAGGGCGGCACGAGCGCACGCGAGATCGTCACCCTGGAGAGCCTGAGAAATGCCGTGCGGGTGGACATGGCTCTGGGGGGTTCGACGAACACGGTGCTCCACCTGATGGCGGTGGCCACCGAGGCCGGGGTGCCGCTCTCCCTCGACGACTTCAACGAGATCGGCGAGCATGTCCCACACCTCAGTGCGATGCAACCAGGCGGGCCGCACTCGATGGTCGCCCTCCACCGGGCCGGGGGGGTTCCGGCGGTCCTCCATGCGATCGCCGACTTCCTGGAAGAGGCGGTCACGGTCTCGGGCGAGCGTATAGGAGAGATCGCGGAGAGGGCCCGGGTGATGGACGAGGCGGTGATCAGGCCGTGCACCGGTCCGGTGCATGCGGCAGGGGGCTTGCGGGTGCTGCGCGGGACCCTCGCCCCAGACGGGGCGGTGGTCAAGTGCGCGGCGGTCGACGAGGTGATGTGGCGGCACACCGGACCGGCACGGGTCTTCGATGGCGAAGACGCGGCGATGCACGCGATCCTGGCCCAGGAGGTCAGGGAGGGGGACGTCGTGGTGATCAGGTACGAGGGGCCGCGGGGTGGGCCGGGGATGCCA
This window encodes:
- a CDS encoding NAD(P)-dependent oxidoreductase, which produces MYRGGESGDPLRVGVAGTGFIARGFMLTLNGQEGMVPGPVLTRRSLHDLSGLPMNFTPTNAVEDLIEGSDLVVECSGHVLHATEVIEEVMAAGLPVVTMDAETQVTTGSYFAEKGVFTEAEGDQPGCLAALREEVLQMGFVPLVYGNIKGYLNHNPTPAEMDYWGKKQAITLDKVTSFTDGTKVQFEQALVANGLGAGIIRPGLLGPGTRDLTAGAEMLAETAMLAGEPVSDYILSPDGPPGVFIAALHDDRVKGYLSNFKMGEGPVYTLVRNFHLCNFEIKKTVQRIAASGEPLLNNGPAPAISVATIAKTALAPGQAIPQGMGSFVVRGSTVRTAEVPDHVPIGLVYDAKVKRKVSAGSVLTWDDLEVPETRAREIWEGLLGRRAALQAR
- the cobA gene encoding uroporphyrinogen-III C-methyltransferase, which encodes MSGKVTLVGSGPGGLGLLTLRGREAIDAAEVVLYDQLPGEEVLATLPEAAERIDCGKHGGDHTLEQDEIEALMVERARQGKRVVRLKGGDPFLFGRGGEEMETLRAHGIEVEVVPGITSAIAVPEAVGIPVTHRRFASQVTVLTGHEDPTKGESALDWQLLAKSRGTIVVLMGVKNLPKIAAALIANGKDADTPVAIIERGMRPDQRVTAGPLGEIADLARQRRVKPPAVIVIGEVAGLYDGTIVYRA
- the hemB gene encoding porphobilinogen synthase; protein product: MFPERRLRRLRKRTLQPLFRETRLTAEDLIMPVFFDETIDTAVPIASMPGQWRYPIGDAAAVARRLDDAGVRAVILFGIPAEKDAGAHSAYTENGVVQQALAAIKSACPEMVIITDVCACEYTDHGHCGVIGETCSGEIDLLNDPSLVLMQKIAVSQAQAGADMVAPSCMLDGQVCAIRKALDDAGYAEVPIMSYSTKFASAFYGPFRDAADSGYSFGDRTTYQMDPANAREGFTESEMDAAEGADVLMVKPAGMYLDVLAAVHEIGLPVAAYQVSGEYSMLKAAAAQGWLDEKACALESLTCIKRAGADLIITYYAEDVARWLSEEQ
- the ilvD gene encoding dihydroxy-acid dehydratase; protein product: MRSDLVKRGYPRAPNRSLLRALGITEREMDLPFIGIANAFNTIVPGHLHLREIARKAAEGVTAGGGVPFEFGVIGVCDGIAMGHQGMRYSLPSRENIADAVELMVEAHRFDGLVCVGTCDKIVPGMLMAAVRCDLPAVVVTGGPMLPGHLGGRELSLTDVFEGVGAVAAGMMTEEELHDLECAAMPGCGSCQGLYTANTMACMTEAMGLSLPGCATTPAVDAAKLRLARESGETVMRLVEGGTSAREIVTLESLRNAVRVDMALGGSTNTVLHLMAVATEAGVPLSLDDFNEIGEHVPHLSAMQPGGPHSMVALHRAGGVPAVLHAIADFLEEAVTVSGERIGEIAERARVMDEAVIRPCTGPVHAAGGLRVLRGTLAPDGAVVKCAAVDEVMWRHTGPARVFDGEDAAMHAILAQEVREGDVVVIRYEGPRGGPGMPEMLSPTSALMGLGYTRVALVTDGRFSGGTRGPCIGHVAPEAAVGGPIALVREGDRIAVDLFARRLDLLVDDKTLEERRAAWRPPEKELRGVLERYAASVGQADIGAVLR
- the hemL gene encoding glutamate-1-semialdehyde 2,1-aminomutase — its product is MKSSELFEDAKTMMPGGVSSPVRAIQPYPFYTARGHGPYLTTVDGDELIDCCMGYGPLVLGHAHQAVREAIETQVTEGWLYGTPCPQELNLARRVIDDHPSIEMVRFVSSGSEATMAAIRLARAATGRQEIIKIEGGFHGAHDAVLVKAGSGATTMGVPDSAGIVPDLVKHTRQVAYNDLEGLDAVLSSSEDIAALIIEPVMGNVGPVLPEKGYLQEVRRLTREHDALLIFDEVITGYRLGIGGAQNYFGVTPDLTTLGKIIGGGLPVGAFGGRKDLMEQVAPQGPVYQAGTFSGNPLTMAAGTAALGWLHDHPEIYPHLDEGTRAIGEACEDAHAGGSFVRIGSMYKYFFRPEPPQNYTEAKESDTTRFRTFWEKMLAHGVFLPPSQFETEFISAAHTDEIIEHIADRYRTCLSS
- a CDS encoding dTDP-4-dehydrorhamnose 3,5-epimerase family protein, producing the protein MIDGVKAKPLQFVPDERGRLMEIIRCDDECFKKFGQVYMTTSYPGVVKAWHCHHVQTDNICCVKGMIQFALYDSREDSPTFGQVDEFFFGEHSPLLLTIPPYVYHGWKCISEGESIIVSTPTEPYDPTHPDEYRLPADSPEIPYDWLLLPGQRNG
- the hemC gene encoding hydroxymethylbilane synthase, which produces MSLIIGTRGSTLALAQTERACKALNNMGIEVETAVIRTKGDADTGVALHEVGGQGIFVRALDEAIIDGTIDAAVHSMKDIPAQRPRGVFTGAVLRRDAPEDFLAHDMPIEDVQVVGTASTRRRAQLLRHDPEIEVKQLRGNVETRLRKMREGEYDAIVLARAGLDRLGYTAKGERLPVSQFVPSPNQGAIAVVCRNDPEIIDQIAGLNDPQTRKDAGIERIVMQEVGGGCFTPQGIYCKDGHLIAEVLSLDGQRQVRIEEDISTPEEAEQCGRHLKKEAGDLIREAYKALGLVL